One stretch of Rhinatrema bivittatum chromosome 8, aRhiBiv1.1, whole genome shotgun sequence DNA includes these proteins:
- the PLVAP gene encoding plasmalemma vesicle-associated protein encodes MDSYAMTKFGLESKDMLNSRQKNCGFYLKYFFLFTSLIQFLIILGLVLFMVYGNAHGATKSQLELMEKRATELHKTISHLRAENDNLSRKLNLTTGERNRYFALYQSTQRELVNCSQSVHICQLQIIQLNRLLQQCTAAMMELKHCNNNLSTMNVTCYVEKFRIKEERNHLELEFHKFRKNCSETTADLTQKMRAADSDREFYRLQMIDLRNERNDLKTQLEKFQGSCASVEKKFSEELQNLRQTITSAVERALPLDSSRLDIFKLKESYSQLSELVLNKVNEQLKSLEDQISSKLMENSFLHAKNLRSEEKLRECEKTRTTMAQEHQRALEAIRKSWDAEVKRIYEEKQKLTKEKESLAQELEEKSQTLGTVRAQLGAKVNELDRCQRFRVPCNPNPRNPGSVPSSGGSFEELSKQLQNLGRPQQGVPPV; translated from the exons ATGGATAGCTATGCTATGACAAAATTCGGGCTGGAATCGAAAGACATGCTCAATTCCAGGCAGAAGAACTGCGGCTTTTACCTGAagtatttcttcctcttcacgtCACTCATCCAGTTTCTGATTATCCTGGGGCTGGTCCTCTTCATGGTGTACGGCAATGCCCATGGTGCCACCAAGTCGCAGCTGGAGCTGATGGAGAAGAGGGCCACCGAGCTCCACAAGACCATCTCGCACCTCCGAGCTGAAAACGACAACCTGTCCAGGAAGCTGAACCTCACCACCGGCGAGAGGAACCGCTATTTCGCCCTGTACCAGTCCACCCAGAGAGAGCTGGTGAACTGCAGCCAGAGTGTCCACATCTGCCAGCTGCAAATT ATACAGTTGAACCGTTTATTGCAACAGTGCACTGCAGCCATGATGGAACTCAAGCACTGCAACAACAACCTCAGCACTATGAATGTGACCTGCTATG TGGAAAAATTTCGGATCAAGGAGGAAAGGAATCACTTGGAGCTGGAGTTTCACAAATTTCGAAAGAATTGCTCAGAGACCACGGCAGACTTGACACAGAAGATGCGTGCAGCAGACTCGGATCGGGAGTTCTACCGTCTGCAGATGATCGACTTGCGGAATGAGAGAAACGACCTGAAAACGCAGCTGGAAAAATTCCAGGGGAGCTGCGCTAGCGTTGAGAAGAAGTTCAGCGAGGAGCTGCAGAACCTCCGCCAGACCATCACCAGTGCCGTGGAGAGGGCTCTGCCTCTAGACAGCTCCAGGTTGGACATATTCAAACTCAAGGAAAGCTACTCCCAACTATCTGAGCTGGTCCTAAACAAGGTCAATGAGCAACTGAAGAGCCTGGAGGACCAGATCagctccaaactgatggaaaacaGCTTTCTCCATGCCAAGAACCTTCGAAGCGAAGAGAAGCTGAGGGAGTGTGAGAAGACCAGGACCACcatggctcaggagcaccagagggCACTGGAGGCCATCCGCAAAAGCTGGGACGCCGAGGTGAAGAGGATCTATGAGGAAAAGCAGAAGCTGACGAAGGAGAAAGAAAGCCTGGCCCAGGAGCTGGAGGAGAAGAGTCAGACCCTGGGCACCGTCAGAGCCCAGCTGGGGGCAAAGGTCAACGAATTGGACCGATGCCAGAGGTTCCGG